TACTTGGATGCCATCCATGAAGACATGCGCACTTATGATGTAAGGCACACTGAGTGTCAAGAGGGCAGAATGAGGTAGCAGCTTCACGAGATGAATTACCCTGTGTTGTGCCCATCCCATGGCTCCATCAGGGCTGGTCTCCCTTGACCACAGGGTTAAGGTTATGTAATTCAGGGAAGCAAATCCCAACCCACCGTCTTCCGTTGTAATGAGTTCCCCACCGCACCTGATCGGCTTCTTAAACAGTGACAAGTCAAGTGTGGCTAGTTGGTACTTGACAATGTGATTTCCAATGCTGTTGAAGTAGAGCGCATTATCCACAATGATGCTCGTCATAATCGTATTCTGGCCCGAGGCATCGAGATTGTCAACAGTGGTGAGCTCGCTCCACAAGCCAGACTCTGATGAGTATAAGCAGGCAGCTGTGGCTTTGGTCACCCGTGTCCTTGTGGTAGAAATGACGGCCACGCGGAACGGCCCACCTTGTCCTTTGCAGCCATGGTGGTCACAGCCTTCCGCGGCGCAGAGCACCGTCGCTGTGAAGCAAATGAGGCTCATGTCCGGCAAGGGGACGCGACGCTCGTTGCCCGTCATAGGGTCCCAGACGACGAATTCATAACGCGCCTTGGTGTCCTGACTTCTGGCGCGGAAGAGGACGCGGCCGTGGCGACAGTCCATCGCAACCCACCTGCGGAAGTCAGTTCCGGCAGGTCGAAAGGCAGAGGCAGGGAGGAATCAGCAGCCTCGTCGAATGTTCTGGAAAAATCCAAGGACGGGAGGTGTCCCGTGGAGCTCGCggtagcggcggcggaagccgGGGTCGGCGAGGATGCCGCGCCACGGCTTGCAGACAGAGGAGGCGCGGACAAGGTGCTCTGGCTCGTCCGGCGGAAGGCGGAGGAATACCTCCTCGAGGAGCTCGTTCagcagcaccggcggcggcggcaggggcagcATGGTACGGCGGTGGAGACGAGGGTTTTGGGCGGGTTGGGGATTAAGGAAAGAGCGCGAGCACAGAACAGAGTGGCTGGGTGTGGTTTCCTGTGCAGGTTGCTACAGGGAGACCTCGTCGACGAGTCCGCCCATCATTGCCGGTGGCAGCATGGTgcgatggcggcgacgagggttTTGGGAGGAGAGCGCACGGTGTGTGAGGAACAACTCTTTATCCCAGTGCCTTTCATCTACCATGCCACCCTTGGCACTGAGCTCACATGAGAACAGAACAGCTCCAACTGAATCAACAGTTCATCCTATTTCAGATTCAAAGACACTACCAATCTCAAGGTTGTCCACTGAGTACAGCATCTGAAATGAAGATGATAATTATGATTGTCAGAAATCATGTGCTATAGCTAAAACTGATGCGCTACTGTTATTTCACGATGCCAGTATTTCCAAGCATGGAATAATCAACATCTGAAATAACTGAAATTTAAATTAGAAGCATGGATTGATGATGACGGATAATTAAAGAAAACACACCGAGACTCCAGAAGATAAGAACACCAGCAAACTCAAGTTGATGCATAGGTCACTGTATCCGCACTGTCTGTCTTAGGCAAACTAGCAATAGTAAAAACTGAAGAAGGTACAGTGCATAGAGCTTAAGAACATGCAGCAGTTCAACATTCACACACAAATCAGGTATCTGGTTTGGCAGGTTTAGAAGATTGGTATTTGGTCGGCTCCAGATTGGCCATGAAGGAGCAAGTTAATAAATACATATCCCATGCttgttcaagattttcttAGGGCTTTGCAGTACTTCACCAACATATACAAAAATGAGCCAGATAGGTTCCCTTTTCAGAAGAATCAAAAAATAGAGATTTGATATATTTCCAACTCCAAATTGCCTTGGTATAGACATGAAATGAACATCAGCTCAAATAAGTGAAAGTTAAACCAGAAGGACATATCCGATGTAAAGATAAGAAATAATTCAAAACATACATAATACTAATTGACCATGACGATTTTCTGTATACTTAGTTAAACGACCCACTGAAGATGAAACACCTCAAGGCTCCACAAGATACCAACAATAGCAGACTCAAGTTAATGGACAGATCAATATATCCTCACTGGCTATGGCAAAATACAACTATAACTAGAACAACCTGAAAAGATATGGGCCATGGACAGCGGGCGACGAGGGGGGCTCTGCCGGCAGATCTGGGCCCGTGGGACGCAGCTGCGGCACTTCCGGGGGAGATGGAGAGGGCGGAGAGGAGCTCCTCGCCGGACAGCGGCCGGAGAGATGGGggagcgggggcggcggcgctggcccaACCCTAGCGCTGGGAGCAATcggaggggagggagggggtcGGCGCCGAGGTCAGGGCCTCGGGGGTGAGAGTCtggatttgttttttgagggATGGGGGGCAATGGCAATCTGCCCGTAAATATGGTGTGCCCTGGCGGTGTTTCCATAAATGTCGGGTCGAGAAGCTCTTTGAAACACCAATTACGTGGATGAACGTgacaaattttaaattttcttaaaaaatgaaGACCGAAGACCGAAAACAGTCACGGTATTTCAATAACAAAGATTATACTTAGCAAGTTTTAGAGTTGCAGTGGAATGAAGAAAGATAAACAAGTTTAGCAGTAGTAGTGAACACAAgaaccaagagtaacaagtttCAAGTTAGAGAgaggatcccattcttcacgctcagttcagttCTAAGGGTTTTCTCGGATGTACTTCAAAACATCTCCTTCAGAATCACCACCGAAATCGATCGGGGTGAGTCGTCTTATATAGTCTTGGCCTCTGccgatctagccgttgtgagccgttggataaagtgatccttgagactccagctcacactttatctctttgtctcacaacggttagattacgTGGTCAAAACATAAAGCGAcaaagattttcaaacacatttgaaatcaaagTGAAAACTTCAAGCGGAATTTtttgtgaagcctgaaatgcttcattcttcactccgacgaaaaacactcacacagaaaaaggttttcgcctaagctgaatATG
The Brachypodium distachyon strain Bd21 chromosome 2, Brachypodium_distachyon_v3.0, whole genome shotgun sequence genome window above contains:
- the LOC104582732 gene encoding uncharacterized protein LOC104582732; this encodes MDCRHGRVLFRARSQDTKARYEFVVWDPMTGNERRVPLPDMSLICFTATVLCAAEGCDHHGCKGQGGPFRVAVISTTRTRVTKATAACLYSSESGLWSELTTVDNLDASGQNTIMTSIIVDNALYFNSIGNHIVKYQLATLDLSLFKKPIRCGGELITTEDGGLGFASLNYITLTLWSRETSPDGAMGWAQHRVIHLVKLLPHSALLTLSVPYIISAHVFMDGIQVIFLGAYFSVYMVELKSGRSRKVLEQLGKIMDIFPYASFCIPAMEAASTGQGQ